One region of Pseudomonas sp. ABC1 genomic DNA includes:
- the yhbY gene encoding ribosome assembly RNA-binding protein YhbY has product MPLNNEQKKQYKSIGHHLKPVLTVAENGLSEGVLAELERALNDHELIKIQLRLSEREERQAIVEELCAAARCELVQSIGKVALVYRRNPKANRQLSNISRFQG; this is encoded by the coding sequence ATGCCGCTCAACAACGAGCAGAAGAAACAGTACAAATCCATTGGCCATCACCTCAAGCCTGTCCTGACCGTTGCCGAGAACGGCCTGAGCGAAGGTGTACTGGCTGAACTGGAACGCGCCCTGAACGATCACGAACTGATCAAGATCCAGTTGCGCCTGAGTGAGCGAGAAGAGCGCCAGGCCATTGTCGAAGAGCTGTGTGCCGCCGCCCGCTGCGAACTGGTGCAGAGCATTGGCAAGGTCGCACTGGTCTATCGCCGCAATCCCAAGGCCAACCGGCAACTGTCCAATATCAGCCGTTTCCAGGGCTGA
- the ftsH gene encoding ATP-dependent zinc metalloprotease FtsH → MAKNLILWLIIAAVLVTVMNNFSSPNEPQTLNYSDFISQVKEGRVDRVTVDGYVIVGRRADGDTFRTIRPAIQDNGLIGDLINNNVVIEGKQPEQQSIWTQLLVASFPILVIIAVFMFFMRQMQGGAGGKGGPMSFGKSKARLLSEDQVKTTFADVAGCDEAKEEVSELVEFLRDPGKFQRLGGRIPRGVLMVGSPGTGKTLLAKAVAGEAKVPFFTISGSDFVEMFVGVGASRVRDMFDQAKKHAPCIIFIDEIDAVGRHRGAGLGGGHDEREQTLNQLLVEMDGFEMNDGIIVIAATNRPDVLDPALLRPGRFDRQVVVGLPDIRGREQILKVHMRKVPVGENVDPAVIARGTPGFSGADLANLVNEASLFAARAGKRLVEMKEFELAKDKIMMGAERKTMVMSEKEKLNTAFHEAGHAIVGRLVPEHDPVYKVSIIPRGRALGVTMFLPEEDRYSLSKRALISQICSLFGGRIAEEMTLGFEGVTTGASNDIMRATQLARNMVTKWGLSEKLGPLMYAEEEGEVFLGRSAGSQSTNVSGETAKLIDEEVRSIIDQCYATAKQILVDNRDKLDVMAEALMKYETIDSAQIDDIMAGREVREPRDWDDDAGASGTPPVQPQEPRPDAPIGGPAGEH, encoded by the coding sequence ATGGCAAAAAACCTGATCCTGTGGCTGATCATCGCCGCCGTACTGGTCACGGTGATGAACAATTTCTCCAGCCCGAACGAGCCGCAGACGCTCAACTATTCGGACTTCATCTCGCAGGTCAAGGAAGGGCGTGTCGACCGTGTGACGGTCGATGGCTATGTGATCGTCGGCCGTCGTGCCGATGGCGATACCTTCAGGACCATACGTCCGGCCATTCAGGACAACGGCCTGATTGGCGATCTGATCAACAACAATGTGGTGATCGAGGGTAAGCAGCCCGAGCAGCAGAGCATCTGGACACAGTTGCTGGTGGCCAGCTTCCCGATTCTGGTGATCATCGCCGTGTTCATGTTCTTCATGCGCCAGATGCAGGGCGGCGCGGGTGGCAAAGGTGGGCCGATGAGCTTCGGCAAGTCCAAGGCACGTCTGCTCTCCGAAGATCAGGTCAAGACCACCTTCGCCGACGTCGCCGGTTGCGACGAGGCCAAGGAAGAGGTCAGTGAGCTGGTCGAGTTCCTGCGCGATCCGGGCAAGTTCCAGCGCCTGGGTGGGCGCATCCCGCGTGGCGTGCTGATGGTCGGCTCTCCGGGTACCGGCAAGACGCTGTTGGCCAAGGCCGTTGCGGGCGAGGCCAAGGTGCCGTTCTTCACCATTTCCGGTTCTGACTTCGTTGAAATGTTCGTCGGTGTCGGTGCCAGCCGTGTACGCGACATGTTCGACCAGGCCAAGAAACATGCTCCTTGCATCATCTTCATCGATGAGATCGACGCAGTCGGTCGTCATCGTGGCGCTGGCCTGGGCGGTGGTCATGACGAGCGCGAGCAGACCCTCAACCAGTTGCTGGTAGAGATGGACGGCTTCGAGATGAACGATGGCATCATCGTCATCGCCGCTACCAACCGTCCGGACGTGCTGGACCCGGCGCTGCTGCGCCCTGGTCGTTTCGACCGCCAGGTGGTGGTCGGTCTGCCGGACATCCGTGGGCGTGAGCAGATTCTCAAGGTACATATGCGCAAGGTGCCGGTCGGTGAAAACGTCGATCCCGCCGTCATTGCGCGCGGTACACCGGGCTTTTCCGGTGCCGACCTGGCCAACCTGGTCAACGAAGCCTCACTGTTCGCCGCTCGGGCTGGCAAGCGCCTGGTGGAAATGAAGGAGTTCGAGCTGGCCAAGGACAAGATCATGATGGGCGCCGAGCGCAAGACCATGGTCATGTCCGAGAAAGAGAAGCTCAACACCGCATTCCACGAGGCTGGCCATGCCATCGTCGGCCGCCTGGTGCCCGAGCACGATCCGGTCTACAAGGTTTCCATCATTCCGCGTGGCCGTGCCCTGGGCGTGACCATGTTCCTGCCCGAGGAAGATCGCTACAGCCTGTCCAAGCGCGCGCTGATCAGCCAGATTTGCTCGTTGTTCGGTGGCCGTATCGCCGAGGAAATGACCTTGGGCTTCGAAGGGGTCACCACGGGGGCTTCCAACGACATCATGCGTGCCACTCAACTGGCGCGGAACATGGTGACCAAGTGGGGGCTCTCGGAGAAGCTCGGCCCGTTGATGTATGCGGAAGAGGAAGGCGAAGTCTTCCTTGGGCGTAGCGCCGGTAGCCAGTCGACCAATGTTTCGGGTGAAACGGCCAAGCTGATCGACGAGGAAGTTCGCAGCATCATCGACCAGTGCTATGCCACGGCCAAGCAGATTCTGGTGGATAACCGCGACAAGCTGGACGTCATGGCCGAGGCTCTGATGAAGTATGAAACGATCGACTCTGCCCAGATCGACGACATCATGGCTGGCCGCGAAGTGCGTGAGCCGCGCGACTGGGACGACGATGCCGGTGCGTCGGGTACTCCGCCTGTCCAGCCGCAGGAGCCTCGCCCGGATGCTCCGATTGGCGGGCCTGCAGGCGAGCATTGA
- a CDS encoding DUF4149 domain-containing protein, translating into MWPRSKPRAVLSSTRSSRFAISEWLKGQAAVASWQLAQALWGCGVWLLQFVVLPSLHELGFAPLLIDEVAAALRPLLLSFAAFCVLLQMLILVQVLGLSALLRDLRGQLLSLALLLTVLHFVQRAVWPSEQGLLFSYLAVGGCGLLLLLQPAPKARRGG; encoded by the coding sequence ATGTGGCCACGGTCAAAACCCCGAGCGGTCTTGTCGAGTACGAGATCGTCGAGGTTCGCCATATCTGAGTGGCTGAAAGGGCAGGCTGCCGTCGCCAGTTGGCAGCTTGCCCAGGCGCTCTGGGGCTGCGGGGTATGGCTGCTGCAGTTTGTGGTGCTGCCTTCCCTGCATGAGCTCGGCTTCGCGCCTCTGTTGATCGATGAGGTCGCGGCTGCGCTAAGGCCCTTGCTGTTGAGCTTCGCGGCCTTTTGTGTCCTGCTGCAGATGTTGATTCTGGTGCAAGTTCTGGGTCTTTCAGCGCTGCTGCGTGATCTGCGAGGGCAGTTGCTGTCCTTGGCTCTGCTGCTGACCGTGCTTCATTTTGTGCAGCGTGCCGTCTGGCCGAGCGAGCAAGGATTGTTGTTCAGTTATCTGGCGGTAGGTGGCTGCGGCTTGTTGCTATTGCTGCAGCCAGCGCCGAAGGCGCGTCGTGGCGGGTGA
- the greA gene encoding transcription elongation factor GreA yields MTTKFPMTVQGARALEEELAHLTKVVRPKLSQDIGTARELGDLKENAEYHAAREQQGMVEARIRDIEGRLQHSVVIDVTTIEHTGKVIFGTTVEIANVETDESVVYQIVGEDEADIKQGKLSVGSPIARALIGKTEGDVATVKTPSGLVEYEIVEVRHI; encoded by the coding sequence ATGACTACCAAGTTCCCGATGACCGTTCAGGGCGCTCGCGCCCTGGAAGAAGAACTGGCCCACCTGACCAAGGTGGTGCGTCCGAAGCTCAGTCAGGATATCGGCACCGCCCGCGAACTGGGTGATCTCAAGGAGAACGCCGAGTACCATGCCGCCCGCGAGCAGCAAGGCATGGTCGAGGCGCGTATCCGTGATATCGAAGGCCGTTTGCAGCATTCGGTGGTGATCGATGTCACCACCATTGAGCACACCGGCAAGGTGATTTTCGGCACTACGGTCGAGATCGCCAATGTCGAGACTGACGAAAGCGTGGTCTACCAGATCGTTGGCGAGGACGAAGCCGATATCAAGCAAGGCAAGCTTTCGGTGGGCTCGCCCATCGCTCGTGCCCTGATCGGCAAGACCGAGGGGGATGTGGCCACGGTCAAAACCCCGAGCGGTCTTGTCGAGTACGAGATCGTCGAGGTTCGCCATATCTGA
- the folP gene encoding dihydropteroate synthase, with translation MTEVVRSTRFAFGNRVIDLSHPHVMGILNITPDSFSDGGRFAVRDAALLHARSMVEAGATFIDVGGESTRPGARPVSPTEELERVAPVVEAIVRELDVVVSVDTSTPAVMRESARLGAGLLNDVRSLRRDGALDAAAATGLPVCLMHMLGEPGDMQDDPAYLDVTAEVKSFLCERMLACEAAGIPADRILLDPGFGFAKTLEHNLSLFKHLESLGELARPLLVGVSRKSMIGRALGREVHERLPGSLALAALAVAKGASIVRVHDVPETIDVVRMIAAVMAAE, from the coding sequence ATGACGGAAGTAGTGCGTTCGACCCGGTTTGCCTTCGGCAATCGGGTCATCGATTTATCTCATCCGCATGTGATGGGTATCCTCAATATAACCCCTGACTCCTTTTCCGATGGTGGCCGCTTCGCTGTCCGTGATGCGGCGCTGCTGCATGCTCGCTCGATGGTCGAGGCAGGTGCGACCTTCATCGATGTCGGTGGCGAGTCGACCAGGCCGGGCGCGCGTCCGGTCTCGCCTACGGAAGAGCTGGAAAGGGTGGCGCCTGTGGTCGAGGCTATCGTGCGTGAGTTGGACGTGGTGGTGTCGGTCGATACTTCCACGCCAGCGGTCATGCGTGAAAGTGCTCGGCTTGGCGCTGGGTTGCTCAATGATGTGCGTTCGCTGCGGCGTGATGGTGCGCTGGACGCTGCTGCTGCCACCGGTCTGCCCGTTTGCCTGATGCATATGCTCGGTGAGCCGGGCGATATGCAGGACGACCCCGCTTATCTGGATGTCACTGCCGAGGTGAAGTCGTTCCTGTGCGAGCGCATGCTGGCATGTGAGGCGGCAGGCATTCCGGCAGACAGGATTCTGCTCGATCCTGGCTTCGGCTTCGCTAAGACCCTCGAACATAACCTGAGCCTTTTCAAACACCTGGAATCGCTGGGTGAGTTGGCGCGGCCTCTCCTGGTGGGGGTGTCGCGCAAGAGCATGATCGGGCGCGCCCTTGGGCGAGAAGTGCATGAGCGTTTACCGGGCAGCCTTGCGCTGGCAGCGCTGGCGGTCGCGAAAGGGGCGAGTATCGTGCGTGTGCACGATGTGCCCGAAACGATCGATGTGGTTCGCATGATTGCCGCAGTAATGGCGGCGGAATAG
- the carB gene encoding carbamoyl-phosphate synthase large subunit: protein MPKRTDIKSVLILGAGPIVIGQACEFDYSGAQACKALKEEGFRVILVNSNPATIMTDPAMADATYIEPIKWQTVAKIIEKERPDALLPTMGGQTALNCALELERNGVLEKFGVEMIGANADTIDKAEDRSRFDKAMKDIGLACPVSGIAHSMEEAYGVLDKVGFPCIIRPSFTMGGTGGGIAYNREEFEEICTRGLDLSPTKELLIDESLIGWKEYEMEVVRDKKDNCIIVCSIENFDPMGVHTGDSITVAPAQTLTDKEYQILRNASLAVLREIGVETGGSNVQFGICPNTGRMVVIEMNPRVSRSSALASKATGFPIAKIAAKLAVGYTLDELQNDITGGRTPASFEPAIDYVVTKVPRFAFEKFPKADARLTTQMKSVGEVMAIGRTFQESLQKALRGLEVGASGFDPKLNLGDAEAESTLKRELTVPGAERIWYVGDAFRAGKSVEDVFALTSIDPWFLVQIEDLIKDEALIKTLGLSSIDRDLMYKLKRKGFSDARLAKLLGVTEKNLRSHRHKLKVLPVYKRVDTCAAEFATDTAYMYSTYEEECEANPSGRDKIMILGGGPNRIGQGIEFDYCCVHAALAMREDGYETIMVNCNPETVSTDYDTSDRLYFEPVTLEDVLEIVRVEQPKGVIVQYGGQTPLKICRALEEAGVPIIGTSPDAIDRAEDRERFQQMVQRLNLRQPQNATARSEEEAIAASKVIGYPLVVRPSYVLGGRAMEIVYEEEELKRYMREAVQVSNDSPVLLDHFLNCAIEIDIDAVCDGENVVIGAIMQHIEQAGIHSGDSACSLPVYSLPQSIQDEIRDQVRRMALELDVVGLMNVQMAVQGEDIYVLEVNPRASRTVPFVSKCIGTSLAKVAARVMAGKSLAEVGFTEEIIPPFFSVKEAVFPFAKFPGVDTILGPEMKSTGEVMGVGDSFAEAFAKAQLGASEILPTSGCAFISVREDDKPFVEQVARDLIGLGFEVVATAGTARLIEDAGLPVRRVNKVTEGRPHVVDMIKNDEVSLIINTTAGRQSIADSYSIRRNALQHKICITTTIAGGQAICEALKFGPEKTVRRLQDLHAGIKA from the coding sequence ATGCCAAAACGTACAGATATCAAAAGTGTCCTGATCCTCGGCGCCGGCCCCATCGTCATCGGCCAGGCCTGCGAGTTCGACTACTCCGGCGCCCAGGCCTGCAAGGCGCTGAAGGAAGAGGGTTTCCGCGTCATCCTGGTGAACTCCAACCCGGCCACCATCATGACCGACCCGGCCATGGCCGATGCCACCTACATCGAGCCGATCAAGTGGCAGACGGTGGCCAAGATCATCGAGAAGGAGCGCCCCGACGCGCTGCTGCCGACCATGGGCGGCCAGACCGCGCTGAACTGCGCCCTGGAGCTGGAGCGCAATGGCGTGCTGGAGAAGTTCGGCGTCGAAATGATCGGTGCCAATGCCGACACCATCGACAAGGCCGAAGACCGTTCGCGCTTCGACAAGGCGATGAAGGACATCGGCCTGGCCTGCCCGGTCTCGGGCATCGCCCATAGCATGGAAGAAGCCTACGGCGTACTCGACAAGGTCGGCTTCCCCTGCATCATCCGTCCGTCCTTCACCATGGGTGGCACCGGCGGCGGTATCGCCTACAACCGTGAAGAGTTCGAGGAAATCTGCACCCGTGGCCTGGACCTGTCGCCGACCAAGGAACTGCTGATCGACGAATCGCTGATCGGCTGGAAGGAATACGAGATGGAGGTGGTCCGCGACAAGAAGGACAACTGCATCATCGTCTGCTCCATCGAGAACTTCGACCCGATGGGCGTGCACACCGGCGACTCCATCACCGTCGCGCCGGCCCAGACCCTGACCGACAAGGAATACCAGATCCTGCGCAACGCCTCGCTGGCGGTGCTGCGTGAGATCGGCGTGGAAACCGGCGGCTCCAACGTGCAGTTCGGCATTTGCCCGAACACCGGTCGCATGGTGGTGATCGAGATGAACCCGCGCGTGTCGCGTTCTTCGGCGCTGGCCTCCAAGGCCACCGGCTTCCCGATCGCCAAGATCGCCGCCAAGCTGGCGGTCGGCTACACCCTCGATGAGTTGCAGAACGACATCACTGGCGGTCGTACGCCGGCGTCCTTCGAGCCGGCCATCGACTACGTGGTCACCAAGGTGCCGCGTTTCGCCTTCGAGAAATTCCCCAAGGCCGACGCCCGCCTGACCACCCAGATGAAATCCGTGGGCGAAGTCATGGCCATCGGCCGTACCTTCCAGGAGTCCTTGCAGAAAGCCCTGCGTGGCCTGGAAGTCGGTGCCAGTGGCTTCGATCCCAAGCTGAACCTGGGCGATGCCGAGGCCGAGAGCACCCTCAAGCGTGAGCTGACCGTGCCGGGCGCCGAGCGCATCTGGTATGTGGGCGATGCCTTCCGTGCCGGCAAGAGCGTCGAGGATGTGTTCGCGCTGACCAGTATCGACCCCTGGTTCCTGGTGCAGATCGAAGACCTGATCAAGGACGAGGCGCTGATCAAGACCCTCGGCCTGTCCTCCATCGACCGCGACCTGATGTACAAGCTCAAGCGCAAGGGCTTTTCCGATGCGCGCCTGGCCAAGCTGCTGGGTGTCACCGAGAAAAACCTGCGCAGCCATCGCCACAAGCTGAAGGTGCTGCCGGTCTACAAGCGCGTCGACACCTGTGCGGCCGAGTTCGCCACCGACACCGCCTACATGTATTCGACCTACGAGGAAGAGTGCGAGGCCAATCCGTCGGGTCGCGACAAGATCATGATCCTCGGCGGCGGTCCGAACCGTATCGGCCAGGGTATCGAGTTCGACTATTGCTGCGTGCACGCCGCCCTCGCCATGCGCGAAGACGGCTATGAAACCATCATGGTCAACTGCAACCCGGAAACCGTTTCCACCGACTACGATACCTCCGACCGCCTGTATTTCGAGCCGGTGACGCTTGAGGACGTACTGGAAATCGTCCGTGTCGAGCAGCCCAAGGGCGTCATCGTGCAGTATGGCGGCCAGACGCCGCTGAAAATCTGCCGTGCCTTGGAAGAGGCTGGTGTGCCTATCATCGGCACCAGCCCGGACGCCATCGATCGCGCCGAAGATCGCGAGCGCTTCCAGCAGATGGTGCAGCGCCTGAACCTGCGTCAGCCGCAGAACGCCACGGCGCGCAGCGAAGAGGAAGCCATTGCTGCCTCCAAGGTCATCGGCTATCCGCTGGTGGTGCGTCCGTCCTATGTGCTGGGCGGCCGGGCGATGGAAATCGTCTACGAGGAAGAAGAGCTCAAGCGCTATATGCGTGAAGCGGTGCAGGTGTCGAACGACAGCCCGGTGCTGCTCGACCACTTCCTCAACTGTGCCATCGAGATCGATATCGACGCCGTGTGCGACGGTGAGAACGTGGTCATCGGCGCGATCATGCAGCACATCGAGCAGGCCGGTATCCACTCGGGCGACTCCGCGTGCTCGCTGCCGGTCTATTCGCTGCCGCAGTCGATACAGGACGAGATTCGCGACCAGGTACGGCGCATGGCGCTGGAGCTGGACGTGGTCGGCCTGATGAACGTGCAGATGGCGGTGCAGGGCGAAGATATCTACGTTCTCGAAGTCAATCCGCGCGCCTCGCGTACCGTGCCTTTCGTCTCCAAGTGCATCGGTACCTCGCTGGCCAAGGTCGCCGCACGCGTGATGGCTGGCAAGAGCCTGGCCGAAGTGGGCTTCACCGAGGAAATCATCCCGCCGTTCTTCAGCGTCAAGGAAGCGGTGTTCCCGTTCGCCAAGTTCCCGGGCGTGGACACCATCCTCGGTCCGGAAATGAAGTCCACCGGCGAGGTGATGGGGGTTGGTGACAGCTTCGCCGAGGCCTTCGCCAAGGCCCAGTTGGGTGCCAGCGAGATTCTGCCGACTTCCGGCTGTGCCTTCATCAGCGTGCGCGAGGACGACAAGCCCTTCGTCGAGCAGGTCGCGCGCGATCTGATCGGCCTTGGCTTCGAGGTCGTGGCCACCGCCGGTACCGCTCGCTTGATCGAAGACGCCGGCCTGCCGGTGCGTCGTGTCAACAAGGTCACCGAGGGCCGTCCGCATGTCGTCGACATGATCAAGAACGACGAAGTCAGCCTGATCATCAACACCACGGCCGGTCGCCAGTCCATTGCGGACTCTTACTCCATCCGTCGCAACGCCCTGCAGCACAAGATCTGCATCACTACCACCATTGCGGGTGGCCAGGCGATCTGTGAGGCGCTCAAGTTCGGTCCCGAGAAGACTGTGCGCCGCTTGCAGGATCTCCATGCAGGAATCAAGGCATGA
- the glmM gene encoding phosphoglucosamine mutase yields the protein MTRKYFGTDGIRGHVGHFPITPDFMLRLGWAAGMAFRKQGKSRILIGKDTRISGYMFESALQAGLSAAGADVLLLGPMPTPAIAYLARTFHADAGIVISASHNPHHDNGIKFFSGKGTKLPDEVERMIEELLDAPMTVVDSAHLGKASRINDAAGRYIEFCKSSVPTSTDFSGLKVVLDCAHGATYKVAPSVFRELGAEVVVTAAEPDGLNINAGVGSTHMGHLQKVVVEQGADLGIAFDGDGDRVLMVDHTGAVVDGDELLYIIATDLQERDRLPGGVVGTLMSNLGLELALKARDIPFARAGVGDRYVMAEMLEREWVLGGENSGHVICAQHTTTGDAIIAALQVILALRRRGQTLAQERLAWHKCPQVLINVRFSGDVDPVNHSDVQAACAEVTRSMAGRGRVLLRKSGTEPLVRVMVEGDDEAVVRAHAEHLADIVREICS from the coding sequence ATGACGAGAAAATACTTTGGTACCGACGGCATTCGTGGTCATGTCGGCCATTTCCCCATTACTCCTGATTTCATGCTCAGGCTGGGTTGGGCGGCGGGCATGGCCTTTCGCAAACAGGGCAAGAGCCGCATCCTGATCGGCAAGGACACGCGGATATCGGGCTATATGTTCGAGTCGGCCCTGCAGGCCGGTCTGTCGGCTGCAGGGGCGGATGTGCTGCTGCTGGGGCCGATGCCGACCCCGGCCATTGCCTACCTGGCGCGCACCTTCCATGCCGACGCCGGGATCGTCATCAGTGCGTCGCACAATCCGCATCATGACAATGGCATCAAGTTCTTCTCGGGCAAGGGCACCAAGTTGCCCGATGAAGTGGAACGGATGATCGAGGAGCTTCTGGATGCGCCCATGACCGTGGTCGATTCGGCGCACCTTGGCAAGGCTTCGCGCATCAACGATGCCGCTGGTCGCTATATCGAGTTCTGCAAGAGCAGTGTGCCCACCAGTACGGATTTCTCCGGGCTCAAGGTGGTGCTGGATTGTGCCCATGGTGCGACCTACAAGGTTGCGCCCAGCGTATTTCGTGAGTTGGGCGCCGAGGTTGTGGTCACGGCGGCCGAGCCCGATGGCCTGAATATCAATGCCGGTGTCGGTTCCACTCACATGGGGCATCTGCAGAAGGTGGTCGTGGAGCAGGGGGCTGACCTGGGCATCGCCTTCGATGGCGACGGGGATCGAGTGCTGATGGTCGATCATACCGGTGCGGTGGTCGATGGCGACGAGTTGCTCTATATCATCGCCACGGACCTGCAGGAGCGCGATCGGCTGCCTGGTGGTGTGGTTGGCACGCTGATGAGCAACCTCGGGTTGGAATTGGCGCTCAAGGCACGTGATATCCCCTTTGCTCGCGCAGGCGTTGGCGATCGCTATGTGATGGCTGAAATGCTGGAGCGGGAGTGGGTGCTCGGCGGGGAAAACTCCGGGCATGTCATTTGTGCACAGCATACGACGACGGGGGACGCGATCATTGCTGCGCTACAGGTCATCCTGGCGTTGCGGCGTCGTGGGCAGACCTTGGCGCAGGAGCGTCTGGCATGGCACAAGTGTCCGCAAGTGCTGATAAATGTGCGCTTTTCTGGCGATGTCGACCCGGTCAATCATTCGGATGTGCAGGCGGCCTGCGCTGAGGTGACGCGGAGCATGGCTGGGCGCGGTCGCGTGCTGTTGCGCAAGTCGGGTACGGAGCCGTTGGTGCGGGTGATGGTCGAGGGCGATGATGAAGCGGTGGTGCGAGCCCACGCCGAGCATCTGGCTGATATCGTTCGAGAAATTTGTTCGTGA
- the rlmE gene encoding 23S rRNA (uridine(2552)-2'-O)-methyltransferase RlmE produces the protein MARSKTSPRWLKEHFDDPYVKMAQRDGYRSRASYKLLELQERDRLLRPGMTVVDLGAAPGGWSQVTSRVIGDKGRLIASDILEMDSIADVTFIQGDFTEDAVFAQILEAIGDNRVDLVISDMAPNMSGVRAVDQAKAMFLCELALDLATRVLRPGGDFLIKIFQGEGFDTYLKDVRQSFDKVLMRKPLSSRDRSREQYLLGRGFKAE, from the coding sequence TTGGCACGTTCCAAGACCAGCCCGCGTTGGCTGAAAGAACATTTCGATGATCCTTATGTGAAGATGGCTCAGCGCGACGGCTATCGTTCGCGTGCCAGCTACAAGCTCCTGGAGTTGCAGGAGCGGGATCGCTTGCTGAGGCCAGGCATGACCGTGGTCGATCTTGGCGCGGCTCCGGGTGGCTGGTCGCAGGTGACCAGTCGCGTCATCGGTGACAAGGGGCGGCTGATCGCCTCGGATATCCTGGAGATGGACAGCATTGCCGATGTCACCTTCATCCAGGGGGATTTCACCGAGGATGCGGTTTTCGCGCAGATACTCGAGGCCATCGGCGATAACCGCGTGGACCTTGTGATTTCCGATATGGCCCCCAATATGAGTGGAGTGCGTGCCGTCGATCAGGCCAAGGCGATGTTTCTCTGCGAGCTGGCGCTCGATCTTGCGACGCGAGTCCTGCGCCCGGGCGGGGATTTCCTGATCAAGATATTCCAGGGGGAAGGGTTCGATACCTACCTCAAGGATGTACGGCAAAGCTTCGACAAGGTGCTGATGCGCAAGCCGTTGTCGTCTCGTGATCGCTCCCGCGAGCAGTATCTGCTCGGGCGTGGTTTCAAGGCTGAATAG
- the carA gene encoding glutamine-hydrolyzing carbamoyl-phosphate synthase small subunit, producing MTKPALQPAILALADGSIFRGESIGADGQTIGEVVFNTAMTGYQEILTDPSYARQIVTLTYPHVGNTGTTPEDAEASQVWAAGLVIRDLPLVASNWRNRQPLDEYLKERGTVAIAGIDTRRLTRILREKGAQNGCILAGADATEEKALELARSFPGLKGMDLAKEVSTRERYEWRSSVWNLKDDSHPEIAAEALPYHVVAYDFGVKLNILRMLVERGCRVTVLPAQAPASEALALKPDGVFLSNGPGDPEPCDYAIEAIQQVLETDIPVFGICLGHQLLALASGAKTVKMPNGHHGANHPVQDLDSGVVMITSQNHGFAVDHESLPGNLRATHKSLFDGTLQGIERTDKSAFSFQGHPEASPGPHDVAPLFDRFISAMAARR from the coding sequence TTGACTAAGCCAGCCCTTCAACCTGCCATTCTGGCCCTCGCCGATGGCAGCATCTTCCGCGGCGAATCCATCGGGGCCGATGGCCAGACCATAGGTGAAGTGGTCTTCAACACCGCCATGACCGGCTATCAGGAAATCCTCACCGATCCGTCCTATGCCCGTCAGATCGTCACCCTGACCTATCCGCATGTCGGCAATACCGGCACCACGCCGGAAGACGCCGAGGCTTCGCAGGTCTGGGCTGCTGGCCTGGTGATCCGCGACCTGCCGTTGGTCGCCAGCAACTGGCGCAACCGCCAGCCGCTGGACGAGTACCTGAAGGAGCGTGGCACTGTCGCCATCGCCGGTATCGATACCCGTCGCCTGACCCGCATCCTGCGAGAGAAAGGTGCGCAGAACGGCTGCATCCTGGCGGGTGCCGACGCGACCGAAGAAAAGGCCCTTGAGCTGGCGCGCAGCTTCCCAGGCCTGAAAGGCATGGACCTTGCCAAGGAAGTCAGCACCCGTGAGCGCTACGAGTGGCGCTCCAGTGTCTGGAACCTGAAGGACGACAGTCATCCCGAAATTGCTGCTGAAGCGTTGCCTTACCACGTGGTGGCCTACGACTTCGGCGTCAAGCTGAATATCCTGCGCATGCTGGTCGAGCGCGGTTGCCGCGTCACCGTGCTGCCAGCCCAGGCGCCGGCCAGCGAAGCCCTGGCGCTGAAGCCGGATGGCGTCTTCCTGTCCAACGGCCCTGGCGACCCCGAGCCGTGCGACTACGCCATCGAGGCGATCCAACAGGTTCTCGAGACCGATATCCCGGTATTCGGTATCTGCCTGGGCCACCAGTTGCTGGCGCTGGCCTCTGGTGCGAAGACCGTGAAGATGCCCAACGGGCACCATGGTGCCAACCACCCTGTGCAGGACCTGGACAGCGGCGTGGTGATGATCACCAGCCAGAACCACGGCTTCGCGGTGGACCACGAGAGCCTGCCGGGCAACCTGCGCGCGACCCACAAGTCGCTGTTCGACGGCACCCTGCAGGGTATCGAACGCACCGACAAGTCTGCGTTCAGCTTCCAGGGCCACCCCGAGGCGAGCCCGGGGCCGCACGACGTCGCGCCGCTGTTCGACCGTTTCATCTCCGCCATGGCTGCCCGCCGTTGA